A stretch of DNA from Gimesia chilikensis:
GAGAGCGGCAAAATACAGGGTGTGCACCACGATCAAAAAGGTGATGAGTTCAGCGTTGACCAGACGGTCGATGAAGTGAATGCGACCGACTTCCAGGGACTGGTACTGCCGGGGGGCGTATTCAATCCCGATGCCCTGCGGCTCAGTGTGAACGCCGTCAATTTTGTCCGCGAATTCTTTAAGGAAGGAATTCCGGTCGCGGCGATCTGCCATGGTCCCTGGATGCTGGTAGAAGCTGATGTGGTCAACGAGCGAATGGTGACGTCATGGCCCAGTGTGAAAACAGATCTGATCAATGCCGGCGCTAACTGGGTCAACCAGGAGTGCGTATGTGACAACGGACTGGTGACCAGTCGCAAGCCAGATGACCTGCCCGCGTTCTGCGCGAAGATGGTCGAGGAGTTTGCGGAAGGAATCCATTCCGGACAAACTGTCTGAAGCTGAGTAGAGCGCAACAGCTGATATCGGCTGCGTCTACCCAGTTAATTAACTGAATGTCAGAGCATCCCCGCAATCGTAGAGTAGCTCACGCACGATTGCGGGAAGCTCTGCGTTCAGTGGATTTACTACAAAACATTATAGTCGAAATACGCTTAAATGCAAAAAGGCGTCGCTGGGGAGCGGCGCCTTTTCTACGTATCGATGTCATCTGAAGGCTTAGAACTCGCCAATCGTTTCCCGTTTCGCACGGGTGCTGAGTGCCCGGTAGAGCGTCATGTCGATGTTCTCAGAGAGGAATCGCACGCTACCGTCACACAGAACGAAGTGAGCACCGCCGGTGTGATAGCTGCCGGCTGCTTCTTCCCCGTAGGAGTTGATCGGGTCGTTGCTTTCAGCGGCAATCAGGTACTCGGTCATTTCAGTGGGGGGATTGCTGTCTGCTCCGTTGGAGAAGCAGTGCTTGCGGTCACTGCCGCCGCCACCCAGCATGTCTGCATCTCCGCCGGAGTCAATCACTTCACTGACCATGATGGTGTTGGAGAGGCCGTCGGTGATGTCACGGAAAGCGACGGAACTGCTGATGTAGAAGATGCCGTCCGCACCCATACAACCACCGGTAGCTGCCATCTGAGCGGGCGTCGTGATCGAACCGCTGTAGCAGTCATCGCCCGAGCTGCCGATCAGCGTTCCCATGTTGCCGTTGTAGTTAGAGGGAGAGTATCCGTTTTTCTGAGCCCCTTTGGTTACGTCTGGTTGTGAGGGACACCAGAAGACCGAAAGAACGGTCTGGCCGGCGAGCTGCTGCTTGGGATCATTCACACCGCCGGATTCAGACCCCATGCCGCTGGAAGAAGGCCCCTGGATCTGATCGTAGAGGGGCGCCTGATCGAGGTACGGCAGGATGCTGGCGTGCCAGGTCCAGCCGTGGCCGTTGTAAACTGAACCGTTGTAGTAAACGATACTACCCGGCGGGAGTACGCTGTGTGCTTCGTGGTAGTTGTGCAGTGCCAGACCGATCTGTTTCAGGTTGTTTTTGCACTGTGAACGACGGGCTGCTTCGCGTGCCTGTTGTACTGCGGGTAACAGCAGAGCGATCAGAATGGCAATGATCGCGATGACGACCAGCAATTCGATCAGTGTAAAGGCTTTCCGATTTTTCATGTGTTTTCCTTGCATTTCAAAAACGAATATGAAATGAAAAAAGAGTTAACGAATGATGTGCTCTTCGACGGTGACGGAAACAGAATCGCAAATCGGAATTCAGGTAGTTGCTGTGAGAACCAGCACGACGGATGTTGTTTACCACGTCTGATATGTGAAAGAGCCTGTTAAGAGTGTGAGAATTTTATACTTGATGTGTGAATAAATGATGAAGAAGTCGTTATCTTTTCGCGCGGTTGATGAAGATCCCGGGCAGAGCATGGATATATAAATCGCCTGTGATGAGAGTGGGCTTTGTCTATCACTTCGATTGATGAACAGGCTGTAAAAAAAGAACCTCCCTGCCTGCGATTGTTCTTCAACGCAGCTGGCAGAGAGGTTGTTCTGGTCTGTCTCAGTTGAGAGTCGAGGGAATCAGTGGGTTATTAAAATTCCCCCAGGGTTTCGCGTTTGGCGCGGGTGCTGAGAGCACGGTAGAGCGTCATAGAGATGTTCTCAGAGAGGAATCGCACGCTACCGTCACAGAGGACAAAGTGGGCACCGCCGGTGTGATAGCTGCCGGCTGCCTCTTCCCCGTAGGAGTTGATCGGATCGTTGTTTTCGGCTGCGATCAGGTACTCGGTCATTTCAGTCGGGGGATTGCTGTCTGCTCCGTTGGAGAAACAGTGCTTGCGGTCACTGCCGCCACCACCCAGCATGTCAGCGTCTCCACCGGAGTCAATGACTTCGCTGACCATGATCGTGTTGGATAGGCCGTCGGTGATGTCACGGAAAGCGACGGAACTGCTGATATAGAAGATACCATCTGCACCCATGCAACCACCGGTGGCGGCCATTTCCTGGGGAGTATCGACATTACCACTGTAGCAGTTATCGCCAGAACTGCCGATCAGGGTGCCCATGTTGCCGTTATAGTTGGAAGGGGCATAACCGTTTTTCTGAGCTCCTTTGGTTACATCCGGCTGGGAGGGACACCAGAAGACGGAGAGTCGGGCCTGGCCACAGAGTTGCTGTTTGGCATCGTTGACACCACCGGATTCAGCACCCAGACCGCTGGAGGATGGCCCCTGGATCTGATCGTACATGGGAGCCTGGTCGAGGTACGGCAGGATGCTGGCGTGCCAGGTCCAGCCGTGTCCGTTGTATTTCGAACCGTTGTAGTAAACCACACTGCCCGGCGGAAGTACACTGTGGGCTTCGTGGTAGTTGTGCAGAGACAATCCAATTTGTTTCATGTTGTTCTTGCACTGCGAGCGGCGAGCTGCTTCGCGTGCCTGCTGGACAGCAGGAAGCAACAGGGCAATCAGGATAGCGATAATCGCGATCACCACAAGTAGTTCGATCAGTGTAAAGGCTTTTCGATTCTGCATGAGTTTTCCTTGTGGGTTAGAGGGATGAAAGGACAATAAAAAGTACGGATTCTGGCAATGGCGAAACAGGATCGCCGGTTATCCTGGCTGAGATGCTGTTGAGTTCAGCGTGGCATCAGTTGTTGCGAGTTCCGAAAAATACAAACGCTCGGTAATCAGATGAAATAATCTATCCCTGGTTTAACTCAAATTTGAAACTCTTGTGGTTTTATAAAGCATGTCACGCTGGAGCGGTTGCTCCAGCGTGGACTGGGGAATCAGGATTTTTTCAGTTCAAAGTCGAAGGTGTTTTCGCCGGCTTTGACGTCAGCTTCCAGTTCGGTGTTCGTATTGTATTTTGAAGGCAGTTTTTCTTTGGTGGCTTCAGCCGGAGCGGCATCGTCGCCTTCGGATTCCATTTCATTTCCGCCTTCGACAACGGAGGTGATCATGACTTTGTTGTGACCGATTTTGCAGCCTTTGGTATCACGAATGTAAACCAGTTCGTAGTTTCCGGAGGCATCGGTGGTGGCGCTGGCGGGACGTCCGCTGTCGGGCATGAAGGTGACTGAGGCACCAGCCAGGGGCGAGCCTTCGAAGGTGACAGTCCCTTTAACCAGTCCGAGGTCAGGTTGATCGCCGGCTCCCCCACCGCAGCCGGTGATTGCCAGGGACAGGGTCAGCAGAGTTACTTTGAAGATGTTTTGGATTTTGTTCTGTTTAAAACTGGTCATGGTTGAAACTCACTTTGATACGTTGGATTTCTTAGTAGCGAGGATACGATCCTCTGATTCATTTTTAACTGACGCCCTTCCCGTCGACATGACTGGAAGGGCGTTATTGATTCGTCATAGTGCTTTAGAAGTCGCTGAGGGTTTCCCGTTTGGCGCGAGTACTGATGGCACGGTATAGAGTCATGTCGATGTTTTCCGAGAGGAAGCGGACACGACCATCACCGAAGACGAACTGGGCTCCGCCGGTGTGGTAGCTGCCGGCTGCTTCTTCGGCATAACCGTTGATCGGATCATTGCTCTCGGCGGCGATCAGGTATTCCGACATTTCGGTGGGCGGATTGCTGTCTGCACCCCCGGAGAAACAGTGCTTGCGGTCACTGCCCCCGCCGCCCAGCATGTTGGCGTCTCCGCCGGAATCGATGACTTCACTGACGAAGATGGTGTTTGACAGGCCGTCGGTGACATCCCGGAAACGGACGCTGCTGCTGATGTAAAAGATACCGTCGGCTCCCATGCAGCCACCGGTGGCTGCCATCTGAGCGGGAGTGGTAATTGAACCGCCGTAGCAGTTGTCGCCTGAGTTACCGATCAGCGTGCCCATGTTGCCGTTATAGTTCGAAGGCGAATAGCCCCCTTTCTGCACACCCTGGGTTACGTCGGGCTGGGAGGGGCACCAGAATACGGAAAGCACAGTCTGTCCGGCCAGTTGCTGTTTGGCACTGGTTGTACCACCTGATTCGGCTCCCATGCCGCTGGAGTCTGGTCCCTGGATCTGGTTGTACAACGGAACCTGATCGAGATAAGGCAGGATGCTGGCGTGCCAGGTCCAGCCGTGTCCATAGTATTTAGTACCATTGAAGTAGACGATACTACCCGGGGGCAGCGCGCTGAATGTTTCATGATAGTTGTGCAAAGCCAGTCCGATTTGTTTCAGATTGTTTTTGCAGCTGTTACGTCGTGCAGCTTCGCGTGCCTGTTGTACCGCTGGTAGTAACAGGGCGATGAGGATTGCGATAATGGCAATCACCACCAGTAGCTCGATGAGGGTAAACGCTTTTCGATTGTTCATCACTT
This window harbors:
- a CDS encoding DUF1559 domain-containing protein, with amino-acid sequence MKNRKAFTLIELLVVIAIIAILIALLLPAVQQAREAARRSQCKNNLKQIGLALHNYHEAHSVLPPGSIVYYNGSVYNGHGWTWHASILPYLDQAPLYDQIQGPSSSGMGSESGGVNDPKQQLAGQTVLSVFWCPSQPDVTKGAQKNGYSPSNYNGNMGTLIGSSGDDCYSGSITTPAQMAATGGCMGADGIFYISSSVAFRDITDGLSNTIMVSEVIDSGGDADMLGGGGSDRKHCFSNGADSNPPTEMTEYLIAAESNDPINSYGEEAAGSYHTGGAHFVLCDGSVRFLSENIDMTLYRALSTRAKRETIGEF
- a CDS encoding DUF1559 domain-containing protein produces the protein MQNRKAFTLIELLVVIAIIAILIALLLPAVQQAREAARRSQCKNNMKQIGLSLHNYHEAHSVLPPGSVVYYNGSKYNGHGWTWHASILPYLDQAPMYDQIQGPSSSGLGAESGGVNDAKQQLCGQARLSVFWCPSQPDVTKGAQKNGYAPSNYNGNMGTLIGSSGDNCYSGNVDTPQEMAATGGCMGADGIFYISSSVAFRDITDGLSNTIMVSEVIDSGGDADMLGGGGSDRKHCFSNGADSNPPTEMTEYLIAAENNDPINSYGEEAAGSYHTGGAHFVLCDGSVRFLSENISMTLYRALSTRAKRETLGEF
- a CDS encoding type 1 glutamine amidotransferase domain-containing protein — encoded protein: MSGKQLQGKTIAFLATDGFEQVELTEPWQAVQAAGGEPRLISLESGKIQGVHHDQKGDEFSVDQTVDEVNATDFQGLVLPGGVFNPDALRLSVNAVNFVREFFKEGIPVAAICHGPWMLVEADVVNERMVTSWPSVKTDLINAGANWVNQECVCDNGLVTSRKPDDLPAFCAKMVEEFAEGIHSGQTV
- a CDS encoding carboxypeptidase-like regulatory domain-containing protein; amino-acid sequence: MTSFKQNKIQNIFKVTLLTLSLAITGCGGGAGDQPDLGLVKGTVTFEGSPLAGASVTFMPDSGRPASATTDASGNYELVYIRDTKGCKIGHNKVMITSVVEGGNEMESEGDDAAPAEATKEKLPSKYNTNTELEADVKAGENTFDFELKKS
- a CDS encoding DUF1559 domain-containing protein translates to MNNRKAFTLIELLVVIAIIAILIALLLPAVQQAREAARRNSCKNNLKQIGLALHNYHETFSALPPGSIVYFNGTKYYGHGWTWHASILPYLDQVPLYNQIQGPDSSGMGAESGGTTSAKQQLAGQTVLSVFWCPSQPDVTQGVQKGGYSPSNYNGNMGTLIGNSGDNCYGGSITTPAQMAATGGCMGADGIFYISSSVRFRDVTDGLSNTIFVSEVIDSGGDANMLGGGGSDRKHCFSGGADSNPPTEMSEYLIAAESNDPINGYAEEAAGSYHTGGAQFVFGDGRVRFLSENIDMTLYRAISTRAKRETLSDF